A single window of Anaerobranca gottschalkii DSM 13577 DNA harbors:
- a CDS encoding polyphenol oxidase family protein, which translates to MEKYFRFMENGLDIITTTKGCGNMLYQRGGKEVWDNYLTLSKESGIPLNRIVRVVLKNGSEFIKVDNSHGGEGVYPDKQNLQGLDGLITTEKNLYLGITTADCYPVIIHDKKKSFLGLAHCGWRGIVEGLEVKILNELIQMGSNLDDIQIVYGPGICGNCYIQHDQYLKDIFINKYNYPEDIINPQGKYYSVDIKKASQHNLKKAGFKGSFIDLNICNYCDERFFSVRREGKDTGRMLNLVCCI; encoded by the coding sequence ATGGAAAAATATTTTAGATTTATGGAAAATGGTTTAGATATTATAACTACAACTAAAGGCTGTGGTAACATGCTTTATCAAAGGGGAGGTAAGGAGGTTTGGGATAATTACTTAACCTTATCTAAAGAATCCGGTATTCCCTTAAATAGAATAGTCCGGGTTGTATTAAAAAACGGAAGTGAATTTATAAAAGTTGACAATTCCCATGGAGGTGAAGGGGTCTATCCCGACAAACAAAACCTCCAAGGCTTGGACGGGTTAATAACAACTGAAAAAAATCTATATTTAGGTATAACTACTGCCGACTGTTATCCTGTTATCATCCATGATAAAAAGAAATCCTTCCTAGGGCTAGCCCATTGTGGCTGGAGGGGAATTGTAGAAGGTTTAGAAGTGAAAATTTTAAATGAGTTAATTCAAATGGGAAGTAATTTAGATGATATCCAGATAGTATATGGACCTGGAATTTGTGGAAATTGTTATATCCAACATGATCAGTACCTAAAGGATATTTTTATTAACAAATATAATTATCCTGAAGATATAATTAACCCTCAAGGGAAATATTATAGTGTCGATATAAAAAAAGCTTCCCAACACAACTTAAAAAAAGCTGGTTTTAAAGGAAGCTTTATTGATTTAAATATCTGTAATTATTGTGACGAAAGATTCTTTTCAGTTCGGAGAGAAGGAAAAGATACTGGAAGAATGTTAAATTTAGTTTGCTGTATCTAA
- a CDS encoding nucleoside hydrolase: MKIILDVDPGIDDAMAIALAHKWPGVELLGITTVGGNLPLEKTTDNGGKILKLLGANCKVYPGMAEPLFRELHTAENIHGPTGLGYAQLPDGKEYIADKHGVDFIIEQVNKYPKEITLIGVGPLTNIAMAIKKDPSLAEKVREICVMGGAVFTQGNVTPAAEFNIYVDPESAEIVFNCGAEVILVGLDVTLKVLLTKEHLEVIREKGGVLGDSIAKMTDFYLQRYVDGNKLPGCALHDPLAVAVALDKSLVKMERMYVGVETKGELTRGATVGDKLSRFNKKANVSLCTEVDSERFLKTFLDIILDTAN; this comes from the coding sequence ATGAAAATAATTTTAGATGTAGATCCAGGAATAGATGATGCTATGGCTATCGCTTTAGCCCATAAGTGGCCCGGGGTAGAATTGTTAGGTATTACTACGGTAGGGGGTAATTTACCTTTAGAAAAAACTACCGATAATGGAGGAAAAATTTTAAAGCTTTTAGGGGCTAATTGTAAAGTATATCCAGGTATGGCTGAACCTTTATTTAGAGAACTACATACAGCGGAAAATATTCACGGACCGACAGGTTTAGGCTATGCCCAGTTACCAGACGGTAAAGAATATATTGCTGATAAGCATGGAGTTGACTTTATTATAGAGCAGGTAAATAAATACCCTAAAGAGATAACCCTTATTGGGGTAGGGCCATTGACAAATATTGCAATGGCCATAAAAAAAGACCCTTCCCTTGCAGAAAAGGTCAGAGAAATTTGTGTAATGGGGGGAGCTGTATTTACTCAAGGTAATGTTACCCCCGCAGCTGAATTTAATATTTATGTAGATCCTGAAAGTGCAGAAATAGTTTTTAACTGTGGAGCGGAAGTGATCCTTGTAGGTTTAGATGTCACTTTAAAGGTTTTATTGACAAAGGAACATTTAGAAGTAATTAGAGAAAAGGGAGGAGTTTTAGGAGATAGTATAGCAAAGATGACTGATTTTTATCTCCAAAGGTATGTTGATGGCAATAAGTTACCTGGTTGTGCACTCCATGACCCTTTAGCAGTGGCAGTTGCTTTAGATAAATCTTTAGTTAAAATGGAAAGGATGTACGTTGGAGTAGAAACTAAAGGGGAACTTACAAGGGGTGCTACGGTTGGCGATAAACTTTCCCGATTTAATAAAAAAGCCAATGTTTCCCTTTGTACCGAAGTAGATTCCGAAAGATTTCTAAAAACTTTTTTAGATATAATTTTAGATACAGCAAACTAA
- a CDS encoding phosphoglucomutase/phosphomannomutase family protein yields MTKIKFGTDGWRGILADDFTFDNVEKVVKAILAHVHFKGMGDKGLVVGYDTRFLGEKFAQLATKLANSWGINVYLTDKPTPTPVIAYGVKEKGAAGAIMFTASHNPPEYNGIKFIPHYAGPATLEITKDIEKHLHNPQDYTPQVEGQTTIYNPWLDYKRHLTSLLDLAKLKGLKVVVDPMHGAGAEYLPSLLEEVGCEVIKINTNKDPYFGGSLPEPNLEHLEGLVNKVKEHNAQLGLALDGDADRFGIVDHEGNYYVPNQLIPLLFQYLAEEDSTQNRVIRTVATTHLIDKMAAKLGYEVTETPVGFKYVGEAMEQGGVLIGGEESGGASIHGHIPEKDGILVDCLVALMVVKKGPLKEQWHGLLDEYGNFISKRLDLRVPEEKKESILNNLRENTPTEVAGLKVVSVNRIDGTKMLLEDNSSWVLFRPSGTEPLLRVYIESNCQETFDKIAQWAKDYLDVE; encoded by the coding sequence ATGACAAAAATTAAATTTGGAACTGATGGTTGGAGAGGGATTTTAGCCGATGACTTTACCTTTGATAATGTTGAAAAGGTAGTAAAGGCAATTCTCGCCCATGTTCATTTTAAAGGAATGGGAGATAAAGGCTTAGTGGTAGGCTATGATACAAGATTTTTAGGAGAAAAATTTGCTCAACTTGCCACTAAATTAGCAAATAGTTGGGGGATAAATGTTTATTTAACAGATAAACCGACTCCTACACCGGTAATAGCATATGGTGTAAAAGAGAAAGGGGCTGCAGGGGCGATAATGTTTACTGCCAGTCACAATCCTCCAGAATATAACGGGATTAAGTTTATTCCCCATTACGCCGGTCCAGCTACTTTAGAAATTACTAAAGATATTGAAAAACATCTACATAATCCCCAAGATTATACTCCCCAAGTGGAGGGTCAAACTACTATTTATAATCCTTGGTTAGATTATAAAAGGCATTTGACATCCCTATTAGACTTAGCAAAACTTAAAGGATTAAAAGTTGTAGTAGATCCTATGCACGGAGCAGGGGCAGAATATTTACCATCATTATTAGAAGAGGTAGGCTGTGAAGTAATAAAGATCAATACAAATAAAGATCCATACTTTGGAGGAAGTTTACCGGAACCAAATCTGGAACATTTGGAAGGATTAGTTAATAAAGTTAAAGAACATAATGCCCAATTAGGTTTAGCTTTAGATGGTGATGCTGATAGATTTGGGATAGTTGATCATGAAGGAAACTATTATGTACCTAATCAGTTAATACCATTGTTGTTCCAGTACTTAGCTGAAGAAGATAGTACACAAAATAGGGTGATCCGAACTGTAGCCACCACCCACCTTATAGATAAAATGGCAGCAAAACTTGGGTATGAAGTGACAGAAACCCCTGTAGGTTTCAAATATGTTGGAGAAGCTATGGAACAAGGGGGAGTTTTGATTGGTGGAGAAGAAAGTGGTGGTGCTAGTATTCATGGCCACATACCTGAAAAAGATGGTATTTTAGTAGATTGTTTAGTAGCTTTAATGGTAGTAAAGAAAGGGCCATTAAAAGAACAATGGCATGGTTTATTAGATGAATACGGTAATTTTATAAGTAAAAGATTAGATTTAAGGGTACCGGAAGAAAAGAAAGAAAGTATTTTAAATAACCTTAGAGAAAATACCCCTACTGAAGTTGCAGGTTTAAAGGTAGTATCAGTAAACCGCATTGACGGAACGAAAATGTTATTAGAAGATAACAGCAGTTGGGTACTTTTTAGACCTTCTGGTACAGAACCCCTCTTAAGGGTATACATTGAAAGTAATTGTCAAGAAACCTTTGACAAAATAGCCCAGTGGGCAAAAGATTACTTAGACGTAGAGTAA
- a CDS encoding RidA family protein, protein MNKTIISTKNAPAAIGPYSQGVRVGNFLYTSGQIPFDPQTMELVSTDIKEQTKQVMENLKAILEEAGTSFDKVIKTTVFIKDMNQFGEINEVYAQYFGENPPARSCVEVARLPKDVGIEIEAIALVD, encoded by the coding sequence ATGAATAAAACAATTATTTCCACAAAAAATGCTCCTGCAGCAATAGGGCCTTATTCACAAGGGGTAAGGGTAGGTAACTTCCTTTATACTTCAGGTCAAATCCCCTTTGATCCCCAAACCATGGAGTTGGTATCAACTGATATCAAAGAGCAAACAAAGCAAGTAATGGAAAATTTGAAAGCTATTTTAGAAGAAGCTGGAACCAGTTTTGATAAAGTAATCAAAACAACAGTTTTTATTAAAGACATGAATCAATTTGGTGAAATCAATGAAGTTTATGCCCAATATTTTGGTGAAAATCCACCGGCAAGGTCTTGTGTAGAAGTGGCAAGATTGCCCAAAGATGTAGGTATTGAGATCGAGGCTATTGCTTTAGTAGACTAA
- the rbsK gene encoding ribokinase: MAKVVVVGSINMDLVFRTEKRPDLGETVKGLDFNQFPGGKGANQGVAAARLGADVHMVGKVGKDPYGQELLNCLKGEGINIDRVKYGEKSTGLANIVVDKGGQNTIITIEGANGEVSPEDIDEELFSQGDIALFQLEIPRETVVHGVKLAKKRGATVILDPAPVRELPLEIYQYIDIIKPNEGEALALTKEQDIKSAAAWLKDKGVKKVIITLGEKGAVLFADNIQQGFSAPKVEVVDTTAAGDSFSGALALALSKGEELEKAIKFAIKVGSITVTRLGAQSSLPYLTEV, translated from the coding sequence ATGGCCAAGGTAGTAGTAGTTGGCAGTATTAATATGGACTTAGTTTTTAGAACTGAAAAAAGGCCTGATTTAGGAGAAACGGTAAAAGGATTAGATTTTAACCAGTTTCCAGGGGGTAAGGGTGCTAATCAAGGGGTTGCTGCAGCGAGATTAGGGGCAGATGTCCATATGGTAGGCAAGGTTGGTAAAGACCCTTATGGACAGGAGCTATTAAACTGCCTTAAGGGGGAAGGTATAAATATAGATAGGGTTAAATATGGCGAAAAATCCACCGGTCTAGCTAACATTGTTGTAGATAAAGGGGGACAAAATACCATAATTACTATTGAAGGGGCAAATGGAGAAGTAAGTCCTGAAGATATAGATGAAGAATTGTTTTCCCAAGGGGATATCGCTTTATTTCAGTTAGAAATACCTAGAGAAACAGTAGTACATGGAGTAAAATTGGCAAAGAAAAGAGGGGCTACAGTGATTTTAGATCCTGCTCCTGTAAGGGAGTTGCCCTTAGAGATATATCAATATATTGATATAATAAAACCAAATGAAGGAGAAGCCTTAGCTTTAACCAAAGAGCAAGATATCAAGTCTGCTGCAGCTTGGTTAAAGGATAAAGGGGTAAAAAAGGTAATAATTACTTTAGGAGAAAAAGGGGCAGTATTATTTGCCGATAATATTCAGCAAGGGTTTTCCGCTCCAAAAGTTGAAGTGGTAGATACCACTGCAGCAGGAGATAGTTTTTCTGGAGCCTTAGCCCTAGCGTTATCCAAAGGGGAAGAACTAGAGAAGGCTATCAAGTTTGCAATAAAAGTGGGGAGCATTACAGTTACTAGATTAGGTGCCCAAAGTTCCTTACCGTATTTAACAGAAGTTTAA